Proteins from a single region of Bogoriella caseilytica:
- the coaD gene encoding pantetheine-phosphate adenylyltransferase, with product MSVAVCPGSFDPLTLGHLDVIRRASALFDRVIVAVAQNSAKSQLFDAQRRAGLARQALAENGESPGIEVKIVPGLLADFCREQGADAIVKGLRGPADLYAEQAMALMNRQLSGVDTVFVLGDPALSHIASSLVKDVARHGGDVTAFVPPVVARALGDAS from the coding sequence ATGAGCGTCGCCGTCTGCCCGGGCTCCTTCGACCCCCTCACCCTGGGGCATCTCGACGTCATCCGGCGAGCCAGCGCCCTCTTCGACCGGGTGATCGTGGCGGTGGCGCAGAACTCTGCCAAGAGCCAGCTCTTCGACGCGCAGCGCCGTGCCGGCCTGGCCCGACAGGCGCTCGCCGAGAACGGAGAGAGCCCTGGCATCGAGGTGAAGATCGTGCCCGGCCTGCTCGCTGACTTCTGCCGGGAGCAGGGCGCCGATGCGATCGTCAAGGGCTTGCGCGGCCCCGCCGATCTGTATGCCGAACAGGCCATGGCCCTGATGAACCGTCAGCTCTCCGGGGTCGACACAGTCTTTGTCCTCGGCGATCCGGCACTGAGCCATATCGCCTCCTCGCTGGTCAAGGATGTCGCCCGCCACGGCGGGGACGTCACTGCTTTCGTTCCGCCCGTGGTGGCCCGAGCACTGGGAGATGCGTCATGA
- the rsmD gene encoding 16S rRNA (guanine(966)-N(2))-methyltransferase RsmD, whose protein sequence is MTRIVAGSAGSRSLKVPRSGTRPTSERVREALFSRLEHLGAVDGAEVLDLYAGSGALGLEAASRGAARVVLVEAARPAATLIRSNAGSLGLDAEVHATTVGSYLSGLAQAAFDLVLLDPPYDISENDLERALTLLVPHLAPEAVVVVERAKRSPEPAWPTTGSGLSRFDHRTYGDTAIWLAEPGAAEDLTAGPDTVSP, encoded by the coding sequence GTGACCAGGATCGTGGCCGGCTCCGCTGGCAGCCGTAGCCTCAAAGTGCCCCGCAGTGGCACCCGTCCGACCTCCGAGAGGGTCCGCGAGGCGCTGTTCTCCCGGCTCGAGCACCTCGGCGCTGTTGACGGCGCCGAGGTGCTCGATCTGTATGCGGGCTCCGGCGCGCTCGGCCTGGAGGCAGCCAGCCGTGGGGCGGCGCGGGTGGTGCTGGTAGAGGCGGCTCGGCCGGCGGCCACTCTCATCCGCAGCAACGCGGGCTCCCTCGGGCTGGACGCCGAGGTTCACGCCACCACGGTGGGAAGCTATCTGTCCGGATTGGCGCAGGCCGCCTTCGACCTGGTGCTGCTCGACCCGCCGTACGACATCAGTGAGAACGACCTGGAGCGGGCATTGACACTCTTGGTGCCGCATCTGGCCCCCGAAGCCGTCGTCGTGGTCGAGCGGGCCAAGCGCAGCCCGGAGCCCGCCTGGCCCACCACCGGCTCAGGCCTGTCCCGTTTCGACCACCGCACCTACGGCGATACCGCCATCTGGCTCGCTGAGCCGGGCGCCGCCGAGGATCTGACCGCTGGGCCGGATACGGTGAGCCCATGA
- a CDS encoding transferase: MRRKKNYIEFDDDNGVTRRYYRHPNGGGLVEASATVDPEAYVSPNAYIDPGARVHARAVIGAGAWIDRDAQIGPGARIGDRAHVGASAIVSPRAVIGKRATIGAQARIGERVEVIADDVVPEGFTIEVQDGDNPARSVRQRVGADASRAA, encoded by the coding sequence ATGCGCAGGAAGAAGAACTACATCGAGTTCGACGACGACAATGGGGTGACCCGGCGCTACTACCGCCACCCCAATGGCGGCGGACTTGTCGAGGCCTCCGCCACTGTGGATCCCGAAGCGTACGTCAGTCCGAACGCGTACATCGATCCCGGTGCACGAGTGCACGCCCGCGCCGTCATCGGCGCCGGAGCGTGGATCGACCGCGACGCCCAGATCGGTCCGGGAGCCAGGATCGGGGATCGCGCCCACGTGGGAGCTTCTGCCATCGTCTCGCCCCGCGCGGTGATCGGAAAGCGCGCCACCATCGGTGCGCAGGCGCGGATCGGCGAGCGGGTCGAGGTCATCGCCGATGACGTCGTGCCCGAAGGTTTCACCATTGAGGTCCAGGACGGCGACAACCCCGCCCGGTCGGTTCGTCAGCGCGTCGGCGCTGACGCCAGCCGCGCCGCCTGA
- a CDS encoding LLM class flavin-dependent oxidoreductase: MNDSPTPQLASSSIGVPLSILDLATVRAEDGPGAIAQTFSASVELARAAQEWGFHRYWFAEHHNMSTIASSATAVLIGHVAGKTSRIRVGAGGIMLPNHSPLVIAEQFGTLETLYPGRIDLGLGRAPGGDGAMLRALRRSREDADRFPADVAELQAFLGPQQADQEVTATPGAGTEVPLYILGSSLFGAQLAAAMGLPYAFASHFAPAALVDAVETYRRDYRASARHPEPYVIAALNVFAADTEQAAGELYRAALRDMIARLARPGVSLSGADAEALLETPGGRRVQEMLRYAAIGSPEGGERGTLHEQVDSFARLARADEVIVVSNTPTAAQRFRSYELLAAALGLGA, translated from the coding sequence GTGAACGACTCCCCCACACCCCAGCTTGCCTCCTCGTCGATCGGCGTCCCGCTCTCCATCCTCGACCTCGCCACGGTGCGCGCCGAGGACGGCCCGGGCGCCATCGCCCAGACCTTCTCTGCCTCGGTGGAACTCGCCCGAGCCGCCCAGGAGTGGGGGTTCCACCGCTACTGGTTCGCCGAGCACCACAACATGTCAACCATTGCCTCCTCCGCCACGGCCGTACTGATCGGCCACGTGGCCGGGAAGACCAGCCGGATCCGGGTAGGCGCGGGCGGCATCATGCTTCCCAACCACTCACCGTTGGTGATCGCGGAGCAGTTCGGCACGCTGGAGACGCTGTACCCCGGACGCATCGATCTGGGTTTGGGCCGCGCACCGGGCGGGGATGGCGCCATGCTGCGCGCCCTGCGCCGCTCGCGCGAGGACGCCGACCGCTTCCCGGCCGACGTCGCCGAGCTGCAGGCGTTCCTCGGACCACAACAGGCCGACCAGGAGGTCACGGCCACTCCGGGTGCGGGCACGGAGGTGCCGCTGTACATCCTCGGTTCGTCGCTCTTCGGTGCCCAGCTCGCCGCAGCCATGGGTCTGCCCTACGCCTTCGCCTCGCACTTCGCGCCCGCGGCGCTGGTCGACGCCGTGGAGACCTATCGACGCGACTACCGGGCCTCGGCGCGGCACCCCGAGCCCTACGTGATCGCGGCGCTGAACGTGTTCGCGGCGGATACCGAGCAGGCGGCAGGTGAGCTGTATCGCGCCGCGCTGCGCGACATGATCGCCCGGTTGGCACGGCCCGGGGTGAGCCTGTCCGGCGCCGATGCCGAGGCGCTCCTGGAGACCCCGGGAGGCCGGCGGGTCCAGGAGATGCTGCGCTACGCCGCCATCGGCTCACCCGAGGGTGGGGAACGCGGCACTCTCCACGAGCAGGTGGATTCCTTCGCTCGGCTGGCGCGGGCCGATGAGGTCATCGTGGTGTCCAACACCCCGACCGCGGCGCAGCGCTTCCGCAGCTACGAACTGCTGGCGGCGGCTCTGGGGCTGGGAGCTTGA
- a CDS encoding DUF6297 family protein, translating into MNDGAGSAPSGRQVRRWTARRRRARAPLATADFLADLYNAALTVAIAVAMTLAGAQAFGADLTTLPESPGHARGLDPIWLVLLAALAASAGAIALAARLGPVSLGPTRAAWWLPLPVDRRGLLRPNAFVWPVVGAGLGCVIGAAVTLASAAPARGHVVAGTLAGGAVLSAVTLGVGLTQTDPARHRRLRHGADLVLGLGPVVVLALALLGLPAPIPRPEELGSVAVVASLTTLALVVRLDRRLDQLTDRSLRQGGAAAYGAFGATLSVDTRALSQALTARAERPERRSRTFGLVRRAPLRLAAPAALITADLLLVLRERRRPVQLLVAMCLPLLALAVAAPLPALVVVVFAAGAYLAAVTGAEGARRAEAAPMLDVLLPLGGRAVRLSRLLTPALAVTLWSVPMHLALAWRLAPEGLSAAPGWLLLGVLAAPAWAAGAVRGAYRPEQPIAGQLVHTPMGSFDPTVVLALLRGPDLALMCAVPALIAVATGSVSVWLLLAQGIGAAIATLVVVLSARR; encoded by the coding sequence GTGAACGATGGCGCCGGCTCCGCGCCGAGCGGGCGGCAGGTTCGTCGCTGGACGGCGCGGCGCCGCCGCGCCAGGGCCCCCCTCGCGACCGCGGACTTCCTTGCCGACCTCTACAACGCCGCCCTGACCGTCGCGATCGCCGTCGCCATGACCCTGGCCGGGGCCCAGGCGTTCGGCGCTGACCTCACCACGCTGCCGGAAAGCCCGGGGCACGCTCGCGGACTGGACCCAATCTGGCTCGTCCTGCTTGCAGCGCTGGCTGCGTCTGCGGGGGCCATCGCCCTCGCGGCTCGCCTCGGCCCGGTGTCGCTCGGCCCCACCCGCGCGGCGTGGTGGTTGCCCTTGCCGGTCGACCGACGAGGCCTTCTGCGACCGAACGCCTTCGTCTGGCCCGTGGTCGGGGCCGGCCTGGGGTGCGTGATCGGCGCCGCCGTTACGTTGGCGAGCGCTGCTCCCGCGCGAGGGCACGTCGTCGCGGGCACGCTGGCCGGAGGGGCGGTTCTGAGCGCCGTCACCCTCGGTGTCGGGCTCACCCAGACCGACCCGGCGCGTCATCGACGGCTGCGTCACGGCGCCGACCTCGTGCTCGGCCTCGGCCCCGTGGTGGTGCTGGCCCTCGCCCTCCTGGGCCTGCCCGCTCCGATACCCAGACCGGAAGAACTCGGGTCTGTTGCCGTGGTGGCGTCCCTGACGACACTCGCCCTCGTTGTCCGCCTCGACCGGCGTCTGGACCAGCTCACCGATCGCAGCCTGCGTCAAGGCGGCGCCGCGGCCTACGGAGCGTTCGGTGCAACGCTCTCGGTGGATACCCGCGCACTCTCCCAGGCCCTGACCGCACGCGCCGAGCGCCCGGAGCGACGCTCGCGCACCTTCGGGCTCGTGCGCCGCGCTCCGCTCCGGCTGGCCGCCCCGGCGGCGCTGATCACCGCGGATCTGCTGCTGGTGCTTCGTGAGCGTCGCCGGCCGGTGCAACTGCTGGTGGCGATGTGCCTGCCGCTACTGGCCCTGGCGGTGGCCGCACCCCTTCCCGCCCTGGTGGTCGTCGTCTTCGCGGCGGGCGCCTATCTCGCCGCCGTGACCGGAGCCGAGGGCGCGCGGCGGGCCGAGGCGGCCCCGATGCTGGATGTCCTGCTGCCACTCGGTGGACGCGCCGTGCGGCTGAGCCGGTTGCTCACCCCAGCGCTCGCGGTCACCCTCTGGAGCGTGCCCATGCACTTGGCGCTCGCCTGGCGCCTCGCTCCCGAGGGCCTGAGTGCTGCCCCGGGGTGGTTGCTGCTCGGAGTGTTGGCGGCCCCGGCGTGGGCGGCGGGAGCTGTGCGGGGTGCGTACCGGCCCGAGCAGCCGATCGCGGGGCAGCTCGTGCACACCCCGATGGGGAGTTTCGATCCCACCGTGGTCCTCGCTCTGCTTCGGGGCCCAGACCTCGCGCTGATGTGTGCCGTTCCGGCCTTAATCGCCGTGGCCACCGGCAGCGTTTCCGTCTGGCTGCTGCTCGCCCAGGGCATCGGCGCCGCCATCGCCACGCTGGTGGTGGTCCTCTCCGCCAGGCGCTGA
- a CDS encoding ABC transporter ATP-binding protein yields the protein MKSGAPAGSEASPLPVLEATELSIGYGLPVCPPLTVELCQGEVLAVVGANGAGKSTLLRTLVGQLEPLSGEIRLFGGEPDPRRRDVRAALALELGEDAFFPALTVREHLELVAFGHGQNAVIVDELLAEFGLAQRADASPRALSSGQRRRLLLAAAFARPRRLLVLDEPEQRLDTGLRAQLSARLAAEIGHGAVLMASHDPAVVAAAATRVLLIGEDEVVELDPDAGADAVERL from the coding sequence ATGAAGAGCGGCGCGCCGGCTGGCTCGGAAGCGAGCCCGTTGCCAGTGCTCGAGGCCACCGAGCTCAGCATCGGTTACGGCCTCCCGGTCTGCCCCCCGCTCACCGTGGAGCTCTGCCAGGGTGAGGTGCTGGCGGTGGTGGGAGCCAACGGCGCCGGGAAGTCGACGCTGCTGCGCACACTGGTGGGTCAGCTCGAACCTCTCAGTGGTGAGATCCGGCTCTTCGGTGGTGAGCCTGACCCGCGCCGGAGGGACGTGCGCGCCGCCCTGGCTCTGGAGTTGGGTGAGGACGCCTTCTTTCCGGCGCTGACCGTGCGCGAGCACCTGGAACTGGTGGCCTTCGGTCACGGGCAGAACGCCGTGATCGTGGACGAGCTGCTCGCGGAGTTCGGGCTCGCGCAGCGCGCTGACGCCAGTCCGCGGGCGCTCTCTTCGGGCCAACGGCGGCGCCTCCTGCTCGCCGCCGCCTTCGCCCGGCCACGCCGGCTGCTGGTGCTCGACGAGCCCGAGCAGCGCCTTGACACCGGATTGCGCGCGCAGCTCAGTGCGCGCCTGGCCGCGGAGATCGGTCACGGCGCGGTGCTCATGGCCAGCCACGATCCGGCCGTCGTGGCGGCCGCCGCGACCCGCGTGCTGCTCATCGGCGAGGACGAGGTGGTGGAGCTGGATCCGGATGCCGGTGCCGATGCCGTGGAGCGCCTGTGA